TTTGCGAATCCAGTCGGCGGGCCAGCACGGCCTTCGAAATGCGATCCGGATTGGCCAGCACTTCCAAGTGCGTCTCGGCCGAGCCGATCGCGCTGACGATACCTTCGCCGACGCGGGCGATGATCGTCTCTTCGGTCGCGCCGCCGATCACCTGCTGCAGATTGGCGCGCACCGTGACGCGCGCTTTCACCTTCAACTGAATGCCGTTCTTGGCCACCGCGTCGAGCGTTTGCCGGGCGGCGCCGCGCGGCGGGCAATCGATCACCTTGGGATAGACGCTCGTCTGCACCGCTTCCAGCACATTGCGGCCGGCCAGGTCGATGGCCGTGGCCAGCCGGAAGTCGAGGTCGATGGTCTTGGCTTTATTGGCGGCGATGATCGCGCGAATCACCAGCGGCACATTGCCGCCGGCCAGGTAGTGCGCTTCGAGCGCCTTGCTCGTGATGCCCGTCGATTCCCCCAGGCCGGCTTGCACGGCCATGATTTTGCTGCGCACGATGACCGTCGGGTTCACTTTGCGGAAGGTCATGCCCAGCAGATCGAAAATGCCGATGCTGGCGCCGGTCGTGACGCTTTGAATGTAGAGG
Above is a genomic segment from Pirellulales bacterium containing:
- the floA gene encoding flotillin-like protein FloA (flotillin-like protein involved in membrane lipid rafts); its protein translation is MALVGQAEISNVIGIVILFAVLIGGLVFFAIFARYFRLYIQSVTTGASIGIFDLLGMTFRKVNPTVIVRSKIMAVQAGLGESTGITSKALEAHYLAGGNVPLVIRAIIAANKAKTIDLDFRLATAIDLAGRNVLEAVQTSVYPKVIDCPPRGAARQTLDAVAKNGIQLKVKARVTVRANLQQVIGGATEETIIARVGEGIVSAIGSAETHLEVLANPDRISKAVLARRLDSQTAFEIVSIDIADIDVGDNIGARLQADQAEADMRVARANAEGRRAMAVAQEQEMIAQIEESRAKLVEADAEVPKAIADAIRDHKLGILDYYKLRNVQADTEMRTAIAGGGAPTRNGQKAQT